One genomic segment of Helicobacter enhydrae includes these proteins:
- a CDS encoding thiamine pyrophosphate-dependent enzyme — translation MTKEIKNLKQFSKSAEKFEGANLLCPGCAHGMIIREVLNSVDGHILIGNSTGCIEVSTAVYPHTSWDVPWIHIGFENGSTAVAGAEAMYKALAKKGRYTGERPKFVAFGGDGSTYDIGFQWISGCFERGHDLTYVCFDNEVYANTGGQRSGSTPLGSSTSTTPAGRVSYGKKEKKKDLLAIMAAHGSPYVAQVSPNKWKDMNKKIKMALDTEGPTFINALSPCTTEWRFECSNTVEMMDMAVDSLVFPLYEIINGHELHITYRPKNIIPVRDYLGMQGRFKHLFKPENEHIIEQFQKDVDAKWELLQRREEAKI, via the coding sequence ATGACAAAAGAAATTAAGAATCTGAAACAATTTTCAAAATCAGCCGAGAAATTTGAGGGTGCCAATCTTTTGTGTCCGGGATGTGCACACGGAATGATTATCCGTGAGGTTTTGAATTCTGTAGATGGACATATTTTGATTGGAAATTCAACGGGTTGTATCGAAGTTTCTACGGCTGTGTATCCTCATACTTCTTGGGATGTGCCTTGGATTCATATTGGATTTGAGAATGGATCAACAGCGGTGGCTGGTGCTGAAGCGATGTATAAGGCACTTGCAAAGAAAGGTAGATATACAGGAGAGCGCCCTAAGTTTGTCGCTTTTGGTGGTGATGGCTCCACTTACGATATTGGGTTTCAATGGATTAGTGGATGCTTTGAGAGAGGACATGATTTGACTTATGTGTGTTTTGATAATGAAGTGTATGCCAATACTGGAGGACAGAGAAGTGGATCCACTCCATTGGGATCATCAACTTCCACTACTCCTGCAGGACGCGTAAGCTATGGAAAAAAAGAAAAGAAAAAAGACTTATTGGCGATTATGGCAGCTCACGGATCGCCTTATGTCGCTCAAGTGTCCCCAAATAAGTGGAAAGATATGAACAAAAAAATCAAAATGGCACTAGACACCGAAGGACCGACATTTATCAATGCTTTGAGTCCTTGCACAACAGAATGGAGGTTTGAGTGTAGCAACACCGTTGAAATGATGGATATGGCAGTGGATTCTTTGGTTTTCCCACTCTATGAGATTATCAATGGACACGAGCTTCATATCACATATCGCCCAAAAAATATCATCCCTGTAAGGGATTATTTGGGTATGCAAGGACGCTTCAAGCATTTGTTCAAGCCTGAAAATGAACATATCATCGAGCAATTCCAAAAAGATGTAGATGCAAAATGGGAATTGTTGCAGAGGAGAGAAGAGGCAAAAATCTAG
- the mtaB gene encoding tRNA (N(6)-L-threonylcarbamoyladenosine(37)-C(2))-methylthiotransferase MtaB: MSKVFFKTFGCRTNFFDTQVMKENLKDFTITYDESEAQIIVINSCTVTNGADSGVRQYINKIKKQGKKIYFTGCGAKTQGQQIAPMVFGIFQHEQKEQINALLKQETPFFLTSENEKHIDSTLVSEFAGRNRAFIKIQEGCDFACSYCIIPHTRGRARSLPQDSILQQVKLLADSGIQEIVLTGTNMGSYGKDTQSSVAQLIKAIAKTPNIRRIRIGSLEPSQIDEEFLEILGESFLERHLHIALQHSHNKMLEIMNRINRFEEDYKLLETIANKGFAIGTDYIVGHPGESEKIWQEAYQNLKTLPLTHLHPFIYSPRNGTPSAQLQERINGTLAKSRLHQIKTLIEDKNRQFRIQHSQDPLSVLIEQSQDGAYIGLDQFFNRTKIIADTPIEGFVTITDYHIAQDCNIGRLP, encoded by the coding sequence ATGTCAAAAGTGTTTTTTAAAACATTTGGGTGTCGGACAAACTTTTTTGACACTCAAGTGATGAAAGAAAATCTCAAAGATTTCACAATCACCTATGATGAATCCGAAGCCCAAATCATTGTCATCAATTCCTGCACCGTCACAAATGGAGCTGATAGCGGAGTGCGTCAATACATCAACAAAATCAAAAAACAAGGCAAAAAAATCTACTTCACAGGTTGTGGGGCAAAAACACAGGGGCAACAAATCGCACCTATGGTGTTTGGGATTTTCCAACACGAACAAAAAGAACAGATTAACGCTCTGCTCAAGCAAGAGACGCCATTTTTCCTCACTTCTGAGAATGAAAAACACATTGATTCAACTCTTGTGAGCGAATTTGCAGGGAGAAATCGAGCTTTTATCAAGATACAAGAGGGCTGTGATTTTGCTTGTAGCTATTGTATCATCCCACACACTAGAGGCAGAGCTAGATCTCTCCCCCAAGATTCGATCCTTCAGCAAGTCAAACTTCTCGCAGATTCTGGTATCCAAGAAATCGTCTTGACAGGCACAAATATGGGGAGCTATGGCAAAGACACCCAAAGTTCTGTCGCACAGCTCATCAAAGCGATTGCAAAAACTCCAAACATACGCAGAATCCGTATCGGCTCTCTTGAGCCAAGTCAAATCGATGAAGAGTTTCTAGAAATTTTGGGCGAGAGTTTTTTGGAACGACATCTACACATCGCCTTGCAACACTCCCACAACAAAATGCTAGAGATAATGAATCGAATCAATCGTTTTGAAGAGGACTACAAGCTACTTGAAACCATCGCCAACAAAGGCTTTGCAATCGGCACAGATTATATTGTAGGACATCCGGGAGAAAGTGAGAAAATATGGCAAGAAGCATATCAAAATCTCAAAACCCTCCCCCTCACACATTTGCATCCATTCATCTATAGCCCAAGAAATGGCACCCCATCAGCACAACTCCAAGAAAGAATCAACGGCACACTTGCAAAATCTCGCCTACATCAAATCAAAACTCTCATTGAGGACAAAAATCGCCAATTTCGCATCCAACATTCACAAGATCCATTGAGCGTTTTGATTGAGCAATCCCAAGATGGAGCTTATATTGGATTGGATCAGTTTTTTAACCGCACCAAAATCATTGCCGACACTCCGATAGAAGGTTTTGTCACAATCACAGATTATCACATTGCACAAGATTGCAACATCGGGAGATTGCCTTGA
- the aroB gene encoding 3-dehydroquinate synthase, with protein MKTIKLCDSSIYFELPQKLEFEGSVLLISDTNVAPLFLDLIAQKINAPQIHTLVLASGESQKCLKTLEQILNVAFSCKLDRQSTMIALGGGVISDLVGLASGIFMRGIDFVNIPTTLLAQVDASVGGKCGINTQEGKNLIGLFHSPKSVYISPMFLETLAPREWNAGMAEVIKIATCLDERLFDTLFEKQQIKQNPLEVIHSSIKLKADIVRQDPFEKDKRAVLNYGHTFGHIIEKENNYTRYLHGEAVSLGMILANQLAQRLLGFAHSAEVRSLLSLYDLPTHYTITNPQQFLEALFLDKKTKNHQINFILPTQIGSYQQVSPSQEEILTFLSEQY; from the coding sequence ATGAAAACGATTAAACTCTGCGATAGCAGTATTTATTTTGAACTTCCTCAAAAGCTCGAGTTTGAAGGAAGTGTGCTTCTCATCAGCGATACAAATGTGGCACCACTTTTTTTGGATTTGATTGCTCAAAAGATCAATGCACCTCAGATCCACACGCTAGTGTTGGCTAGTGGAGAAAGCCAAAAATGCCTCAAGACTCTAGAGCAAATCCTCAATGTCGCTTTCTCTTGCAAACTAGATCGCCAAAGCACGATGATTGCACTTGGTGGAGGAGTGATAAGCGATCTTGTGGGACTTGCAAGTGGAATCTTTATGCGAGGGATTGATTTTGTCAATATCCCTACGACACTTTTGGCACAAGTGGATGCAAGTGTGGGGGGCAAATGTGGTATCAATACCCAAGAGGGCAAAAATCTTATTGGATTATTCCATTCTCCAAAATCTGTGTATATCTCCCCTATGTTTTTGGAAACACTTGCACCAAGAGAGTGGAATGCAGGAATGGCTGAAGTGATCAAAATCGCCACTTGCTTAGATGAGAGATTGTTTGACACACTTTTTGAAAAACAGCAAATCAAGCAAAACCCCCTTGAAGTCATTCACTCTAGTATCAAGCTCAAAGCCGACATTGTCCGTCAAGATCCTTTTGAAAAAGACAAAAGAGCGGTTTTGAATTATGGGCATACCTTCGGACATATCATCGAAAAAGAAAACAACTATACGCGTTATTTGCACGGAGAGGCAGTGAGTCTAGGAATGATTCTAGCCAACCAATTAGCCCAACGCCTGTTGGGATTTGCCCACTCTGCCGAAGTGAGAAGCCTTCTCTCTCTCTATGATTTGCCTACGCACTATACAATCACCAACCCTCAACAATTCCTTGAAGCATTATTTTTGGACAAAAAAACAAAAAACCACCAAATAAATTTTATACTTCCAACACAGATTGGTAGTTATCAGCAAGTATCCCCCTCACAAGAGGAGATCTTAACTTTTTTATCGGAGCAATACTAA
- a CDS encoding mechanosensitive ion channel family protein, protein MKKSLLFLIPLFLIANNAKVQEINLPKEIANITQQLNIINQQLENNENIWVRKYNSFTKFNTINNQIQQIQYQLKYTKPTAKNNEKIQNLSNKLEVLQKQQKLFKDYDSNPYKELTEVKEIQEVPNITNPIAIFSGLSFLKHIKSQEKTLRANQQSLNETIALLNHKKELLSQLLKLQTQIHNKQGEDEVIRELQKNHNIKIELETTQSILETSIEVFSRRVADLDLRLSNQIQSQTLKTIYIIVSCLIVFSIAFAFKIALRKYLDEERIYIANKIISFVYISIIVIIILLSYLNNITYLVTFLGFISAGLAFAMRDLFMSTLGWLVIVIGGGLHVGDRIRIHRDNTTYIGDILDISMTRIALLEDVTYNTYAETRRAGRIVFIPNNFIFNTVISNYTHSGMTTIWDGIDFTITFDSNYKKAVEIATEVARKHSRSHIEIGKRKMLRLKEKYSIKRISLEPRIFNMLEPNGMKISVWYQTNAFTTLNVRSSISGDIVDAIGKEHDIKIAYPTTKIVNTGSDGAWERYSEAENVKSVF, encoded by the coding sequence ATGAAAAAAAGTCTTTTGTTTTTGATCCCATTGTTTTTGATTGCCAACAATGCAAAAGTCCAAGAAATCAACCTACCCAAAGAGATTGCCAATATCACACAGCAATTAAACATCATCAACCAGCAGCTAGAAAACAACGAAAATATATGGGTGCGTAAATACAACAGCTTCACCAAATTCAACACAATCAACAATCAAATCCAACAAATACAATACCAACTCAAATACACCAAACCCACTGCCAAAAACAATGAAAAGATTCAGAATCTAAGCAACAAACTTGAGGTGTTACAAAAACAACAAAAACTATTCAAAGATTATGATAGCAATCCCTACAAAGAGCTGACGGAAGTCAAAGAGATCCAAGAAGTCCCCAACATCACAAATCCAATCGCAATTTTTTCTGGATTGTCATTTCTCAAACACATCAAATCACAAGAAAAAACATTGCGTGCAAACCAACAAAGCCTCAATGAGACCATCGCCCTACTCAACCACAAAAAAGAGCTTCTATCCCAGCTACTCAAACTACAAACCCAAATCCACAACAAGCAGGGCGAGGATGAAGTCATCAGAGAATTGCAAAAAAATCACAATATCAAAATAGAGCTTGAAACTACGCAAAGCATTCTTGAAACCTCCATTGAGGTTTTTTCTAGACGCGTAGCTGATCTAGATTTGCGACTTTCCAACCAAATCCAAAGCCAAACACTCAAAACAATCTACATCATCGTCTCCTGTCTGATTGTTTTCTCTATCGCATTTGCTTTTAAGATCGCCTTGCGTAAATATCTTGATGAAGAACGCATTTATATTGCCAACAAAATCATCAGCTTTGTTTATATCAGTATTATTGTCATCATCATTCTTCTAAGCTATCTCAACAATATCACTTACCTTGTGACATTTTTGGGTTTTATTTCTGCTGGTTTGGCATTTGCGATGAGAGATTTGTTTATGAGCACTCTTGGGTGGCTAGTCATCGTCATAGGTGGTGGGCTACATGTGGGCGATCGCATACGCATTCATCGCGACAACACGACTTACATAGGGGATATTTTGGATATTTCTATGACACGCATTGCACTTTTGGAAGATGTGACCTACAACACTTATGCTGAAACACGGCGTGCCGGACGCATTGTGTTTATCCCCAACAACTTTATTTTCAACACCGTGATTTCAAACTACACTCATAGCGGTATGACGACAATATGGGATGGGATTGATTTCACAATCACATTTGATAGCAACTACAAAAAAGCCGTTGAGATTGCCACAGAAGTCGCACGCAAACACTCTCGCTCACATATTGAGATCGGCAAAAGGAAAATGCTACGACTCAAAGAAAAATACTCTATCAAACGCATTAGTCTAGAACCTAGAATCTTCAATATGCTTGAACCCAATGGGATGAAAATCTCTGTTTGGTATCAAACCAATGCTTTCACCACGCTCAATGTCAGAAGCTCGATCTCTGGGGACATCGTCGATGCTATAGGCAAAGAACACGACATCAAAATCGCATATCCAACGACAAAGATTGTCAATACCGGTAGCGATGGAGCTTGGGAGAGATACAGTGAGGCTGAAAATGTCAAAAGTGTTTTTTAA
- a CDS encoding AAA family ATPase → MNITPRIKILLITLLSIIVLSIFAFLFFKDQSKTISETQFNTFLHNGATSFSSDNSYIYFQYQNQPYKILKSDSVSKKIKNAPIEKRGNYFWLFFVVLILGAIALLLLWLYPLLRSHSKSIPETTPNKQPTPPSSISSITPDPSITLQSLAGISQVKQDLQEIIDYIKNPSRYKNLGLRLPKGILLVGPPGVGKTMLAKALANEAGIPFFYQSGSSFAQIYVGSGAKRVEELFAQAKKQKSAMIFIDEIDSVGKARGNGRNDEREATLNQLLVEIDGFEERSNLIVIGATNNASILDPALLRSGRFDRKIYIDFPTPQERIAIFALYLKNKPYDFDVEKIAQECSGFSGAMIENLINEAGLIALRNQHPSITQEAINQAKHKILFALKQIPILNQEQKSQLSLYQASKAFFALLHQIKFEKISLYEEDKTFKIPTLLDEAQIKNHLKLLLVGYYALWSFKNTKITYAQEDLNDAKTLAKQIYQDYGMGENLLDSDIQSLLHSTQDELEIFLQQHKNQILNIAQTLHQKEVLSYEEISKLL, encoded by the coding sequence TTGAACATCACACCAAGAATCAAAATACTACTGATCACTCTTTTGAGCATTATTGTTTTGAGCATTTTTGCTTTTTTGTTTTTCAAAGATCAATCCAAAACCATTAGCGAAACGCAGTTCAATACCTTCTTGCACAATGGAGCGACATCTTTTAGTAGTGACAACAGCTATATCTATTTCCAATACCAAAACCAACCCTACAAAATCCTAAAAAGTGATTCTGTAAGCAAAAAAATCAAAAACGCCCCGATCGAGAAACGAGGGAATTATTTTTGGCTTTTTTTTGTGGTGCTGATTTTGGGAGCGATTGCCTTGTTGCTTTTGTGGTTGTATCCATTATTGCGTTCTCATTCCAAATCTATTCCAGAAACCACTCCCAACAAACAGCCCACCCCTCCATCATCAATCAGCTCCATCACACCTGATCCATCAATCACCTTGCAATCTCTTGCAGGAATCAGTCAAGTCAAACAAGATTTGCAAGAAATCATTGATTACATCAAAAATCCAAGCCGATACAAAAATCTAGGCTTGAGATTGCCCAAAGGCATTTTGCTTGTGGGACCTCCGGGGGTGGGCAAAACAATGCTTGCCAAAGCTTTAGCCAATGAGGCTGGGATCCCTTTTTTTTATCAGAGTGGCAGTAGCTTCGCCCAAATCTATGTCGGTTCGGGTGCCAAACGCGTAGAAGAACTGTTCGCTCAAGCCAAAAAACAAAAAAGTGCGATGATTTTTATTGATGAAATCGATTCTGTGGGCAAAGCAAGAGGCAACGGACGCAATGATGAGAGAGAAGCCACTCTCAACCAACTTCTTGTCGAGATTGATGGCTTTGAAGAGAGAAGCAACCTGATTGTCATAGGTGCGACAAACAATGCATCAATTCTTGATCCTGCACTCCTTAGAAGCGGTCGCTTTGATCGTAAAATCTACATTGATTTCCCAACACCCCAAGAGAGGATCGCTATTTTTGCACTTTATCTCAAAAACAAACCCTATGATTTTGATGTTGAAAAAATAGCACAAGAATGCTCAGGCTTCAGTGGTGCGATGATTGAAAACCTAATCAACGAGGCAGGACTCATCGCCCTACGCAATCAGCATCCATCCATCACACAAGAGGCAATCAACCAAGCCAAACACAAGATTCTTTTTGCCCTCAAACAAATCCCCATCCTCAACCAAGAGCAAAAATCACAATTAAGCCTTTATCAAGCAAGCAAAGCCTTTTTTGCCCTATTGCACCAAATCAAATTCGAAAAAATCTCTCTCTATGAGGAAGATAAAACTTTCAAAATACCCACCTTGCTTGATGAGGCTCAAATCAAAAATCACCTCAAGCTACTTCTAGTCGGCTACTACGCACTTTGGTCTTTCAAAAACACAAAAATCACTTATGCCCAAGAAGATCTAAATGATGCCAAAACACTTGCCAAGCAAATCTATCAAGACTATGGAATGGGTGAAAATCTCCTAGATTCTGATATACAAAGTCTATTGCATAGCACACAAGATGAGCTTGAAATATTTTTGCAACAGCACAAAAACCAAATCCTCAATATCGCCCAAACATTGCACCAAAAAGAAGTTTTGAGCTATGAAGAAATTTCCAAACTTCTTTAG
- a CDS encoding TrkA C-terminal domain-containing protein produces MNSVILVLLGESARLFLSKLIEKYYSANIYHTICPANLIPDTHPNSFVFHSFDPTSLYKITKNLPAEANQIFILHDNDEELEAIIQNLKTLYPQTPMICNASIELQHFDNLLQISTHEILSDHLASLLINTPQTPQNFGLGQGEIIEILVPPGSLYCYRSISSISQKDWKIVGIYRGNEFLLSRFSTTIQPNDRLLAVGDWRILNHIYKQITNSLGQFPIPFGKDLFLYLDESLCDENEILKDIEDALFLHRKLNNQTLYIALLNPRTFSLIEHLKKLDDPTIQVFIHYNTQQFPQVIQADTQKKIGLAILNPKLFNFNKKLLFDLAIPIFKIGSYPLEQCTQSVVLLEEQSHNIASAVLDISSQLSLDLHLFDFDCDEKYHTQEKEEFDTLSKVFNKKINYTRSSLKNPILLLKEEFQSCLQFLPFSPNVKQNARFAFVNTDLSLHSSLSHIQPQIILPSSYEND; encoded by the coding sequence ATGAATTCAGTCATTCTTGTTTTACTTGGTGAAAGTGCTAGGCTTTTTTTGTCCAAATTGATAGAGAAATACTATAGTGCCAACATCTACCACACCATTTGCCCTGCAAATCTTATCCCCGACACACATCCCAACTCTTTTGTTTTTCACTCTTTTGATCCGACATCGCTCTACAAAATCACCAAAAATCTCCCAGCAGAAGCCAATCAGATCTTTATCCTCCACGACAATGACGAGGAGCTAGAGGCGATTATCCAAAACCTCAAAACACTCTATCCACAAACCCCAATGATTTGCAATGCCTCCATTGAGCTACAACATTTCGACAATCTTTTGCAAATCTCGACACACGAAATCCTATCAGACCACCTTGCGAGCCTACTCATCAATACTCCACAGACCCCACAAAACTTCGGATTGGGGCAAGGAGAGATCATTGAAATATTAGTCCCACCGGGCAGTTTGTATTGCTATCGCTCCATCAGCTCTATCTCGCAAAAAGATTGGAAAATCGTAGGAATCTATCGAGGCAATGAGTTTTTGCTCAGTCGATTTTCCACGACAATCCAACCCAATGATCGCCTTTTAGCCGTCGGAGATTGGAGGATCCTCAATCACATCTACAAACAAATCACCAATTCTCTAGGGCAATTCCCCATACCTTTTGGCAAGGATTTGTTCCTCTATCTTGATGAAAGCCTGTGTGATGAAAACGAAATCCTCAAAGATATTGAGGACGCATTGTTTTTGCACCGCAAACTCAACAATCAAACGCTCTATATCGCTTTGCTCAATCCTAGGACCTTCTCCCTCATCGAACATCTCAAAAAGCTTGATGATCCGACCATTCAAGTCTTCATACATTACAACACGCAACAATTCCCGCAAGTCATACAAGCAGACACCCAAAAAAAAATCGGTTTGGCAATTTTAAATCCCAAACTTTTCAACTTCAACAAAAAACTGCTATTTGATTTGGCGATTCCAATTTTCAAAATCGGAAGCTATCCCCTAGAGCAATGCACCCAAAGCGTAGTGCTGCTTGAAGAACAAAGCCACAATATCGCCTCTGCAGTTTTGGATATTTCCTCTCAACTCTCCCTTGATTTGCATTTGTTTGATTTTGATTGCGATGAAAAATACCATACGCAAGAAAAAGAAGAGTTTGACACACTCTCAAAGGTGTTCAACAAAAAAATCAACTACACCCGCTCTAGTCTCAAAAACCCAATCCTGCTTCTCAAAGAGGAGTTTCAATCGTGTTTGCAGTTTTTGCCATTCTCACCCAATGTGAAGCAAAATGCACGCTTTGCTTTTGTCAATACCGATTTGAGTTTACATTCCTCCCTCTCCCACATCCAGCCACAGATCATCCTCCCCTCTTCCTATGAAAACGATTAA
- the bioV gene encoding pimelyl-ACP methyl ester esterase BioV — MKKFPNFFSGFCFQNEGVLFEHLANLQMPYSFSGFSYGSILAFRATLQSLKNHQRVQKLNLFSPAFFQNQSPAFLRMQILGYKQNPQNYIKKFLDLCHFNHQNFLKIGTLEELQDLLYFQWNPKDLEWLVAQGVEIEVFLGAKDQVICAESVRRFFTPFAQIRIYANHSHCLQDIRA; from the coding sequence ATGAAGAAATTTCCAAACTTCTTTAGTGGCTTTTGCTTCCAAAATGAGGGGGTGTTGTTTGAGCATTTGGCAAACCTACAAATGCCCTATAGCTTCAGTGGTTTTAGTTATGGGAGTATCCTAGCTTTTAGGGCAACGCTCCAATCCCTCAAAAATCATCAGAGGGTGCAAAAACTCAATCTATTTTCCCCTGCTTTTTTCCAAAACCAATCCCCCGCATTTCTTAGAATGCAGATTTTGGGATACAAACAAAACCCACAAAACTACATCAAAAAATTTTTGGATTTATGCCATTTCAATCATCAAAATTTTTTGAAAATAGGGACTTTGGAAGAACTACAAGATTTGCTTTATTTCCAATGGAATCCCAAAGATTTGGAATGGCTTGTTGCACAAGGGGTAGAAATCGAAGTCTTTTTGGGTGCAAAAGATCAAGTGATTTGTGCAGAAAGTGTCCGCAGATTTTTCACCCCCTTTGCACAGATACGAATCTATGCCAACCATTCCCACTGCCTACAAGACATCAGAGCCTAG
- a CDS encoding PDC sensor domain-containing protein — MLSKDIMRYSKMRYEIRAYMCYLFSRHIQTAISANSLENITHGLEKIALEVQVFDSIYVLDSYGTQIRELNQKTYEVTHIEGKPNYADRAYFYECKKERRCILTDPYPSKNDSKLVVTASYPIYDEEHRLLYVVCIDILLSQALKIGTPAKFYDVFNLGSKVVYSALSVMLALVALLLFVRGGHSFWHAVVNFSRLDIKEVFEATILLTLSLAIMDLVKAIFEEEVLERSAGENHYAIHKTMIRFLGSIIIALAIEALMLVFKFSIIEPSKIQYTLYLTGGVALLLFGLSVYVKFAYSAVKDDRNSNAEPRL; from the coding sequence ATGCTATCAAAAGACATTATGCGTTATTCTAAAATGCGTTATGAAATTAGAGCCTATATGTGCTATCTTTTTTCTAGGCATATTCAAACTGCAATTTCAGCAAATTCTTTGGAAAATATCACACACGGACTAGAGAAGATCGCATTGGAAGTGCAGGTTTTTGATTCTATTTATGTGCTTGATTCTTATGGCACACAGATTAGAGAGCTCAATCAAAAAACTTATGAAGTGACCCACATAGAGGGCAAACCAAACTATGCAGATCGTGCTTATTTTTATGAGTGCAAAAAAGAAAGACGCTGTATCCTCACCGATCCTTATCCGAGCAAAAACGATAGTAAGCTTGTTGTGACGGCAAGTTATCCTATTTATGATGAAGAGCATCGATTGCTATATGTTGTGTGCATTGATATTTTGCTCAGTCAGGCACTCAAAATCGGCACACCAGCAAAGTTTTATGATGTCTTTAATCTAGGTTCCAAAGTAGTTTATAGCGCATTGTCTGTGATGTTGGCTTTGGTTGCATTATTGCTTTTTGTGCGTGGGGGGCATAGTTTTTGGCACGCAGTGGTGAATTTCAGTCGCTTGGACATCAAGGAGGTGTTTGAAGCGACAATTTTGCTCACGCTTTCTTTGGCGATTATGGATTTGGTCAAAGCTATCTTTGAGGAGGAGGTGCTGGAGCGTAGTGCGGGTGAAAACCATTATGCGATTCACAAAACAATGATCCGTTTTTTGGGTTCTATCATCATTGCTCTTGCAATTGAAGCTTTGATGCTTGTGTTCAAATTTAGCATTATTGAGCCTTCAAAGATTCAATACACCTTGTATCTCACAGGAGGGGTTGCTTTGCTACTCTTTGGTTTGAGTGTGTATGTCAAATTCGCTTATAGTGCAGTCAAAGATGATCGCAATAGTAATGCTGAACCTAGGCTCTGA
- the tgt gene encoding tRNA guanosine(34) transglycosylase Tgt, which produces MVFDLVCQDGNARAGRLRLANGEVQTPIFMPVGTQGVIKGLDCFDVKNHLEAKIILANTYHLYLRVGIERMRALGGLHHFSGYKGNILTDSGGFQAFSLGGKRKEEGIEFASHIDGSRHFFTPSKVLDIQYAINSDIMMVLDDLVGLPAEEKRILQSVERTTQWAKESLEYHAEQKIQNPSMPNHLFAIVQGGTDSKYRRLSAQSLTSLGVCVDGVEFGFDGFAVGGLAVGEGSEEMYQTLDCTTPLLPIDKPRYLMGVGTPENIIESIQRGIDMFDCVMPTRNARNGTLFASFGKLAIKSPQYALQDEPIDKECDCYTCQNFSRAYLHHLFRSNEITFHRLASIHNLRYYLNLVRGAREAIVQRRFGEFKREFYSKRSG; this is translated from the coding sequence ATGGTTTTTGATCTTGTGTGTCAAGATGGGAATGCTAGGGCAGGGCGTTTGAGATTGGCAAATGGTGAAGTGCAAACGCCGATTTTTATGCCTGTCGGAACGCAAGGGGTGATCAAGGGGTTGGATTGTTTTGATGTGAAAAATCATCTTGAGGCAAAAATCATTTTGGCAAACACTTATCATCTTTATTTGAGGGTGGGGATTGAGAGAATGAGGGCTTTGGGGGGATTGCACCATTTTAGCGGATACAAAGGGAATATTTTGACAGATAGTGGGGGGTTTCAGGCTTTTTCTTTGGGGGGCAAACGCAAGGAGGAGGGGATAGAGTTCGCTTCACATATTGATGGAAGTAGGCATTTTTTTACGCCAAGCAAGGTGCTAGATATCCAATACGCTATCAATAGCGATATTATGATGGTTTTGGATGATTTGGTGGGGCTTCCTGCAGAAGAAAAAAGGATCTTGCAATCTGTGGAGAGGACGACTCAGTGGGCAAAAGAAAGCCTTGAATACCACGCAGAGCAAAAGATCCAAAATCCTTCAATGCCCAATCATCTCTTCGCGATTGTGCAAGGCGGGACTGATAGCAAATACCGCCGATTGAGTGCCCAATCTCTGACTTCTCTTGGGGTGTGTGTCGATGGGGTGGAGTTTGGGTTTGATGGTTTTGCTGTGGGGGGGTTGGCAGTGGGGGAGGGGAGTGAAGAGATGTATCAAACGCTAGATTGCACAACGCCATTGCTCCCTATCGATAAGCCTCGCTATTTGATGGGGGTTGGCACGCCAGAAAACATCATCGAATCAATCCAGAGAGGGATTGATATGTTTGATTGTGTGATGCCCACACGCAACGCGAGGAATGGGACATTGTTTGCAAGTTTTGGCAAACTTGCGATCAAATCGCCACAATATGCTTTGCAAGATGAGCCGATTGACAAAGAGTGTGATTGCTACACTTGCCAGAATTTTTCAAGAGCTTATTTGCATCATCTGTTTAGGAGTAATGAAATCACTTTTCATCGTCTAGCAAGTATCCATAATCTGAGATATTATCTCAATCTTGTCAGAGGGGCTAGAGAGGCGATTGTGCAAAGGCGTTTTGGGGAATTCAAAAGGGAGTTTTATAGCAAAAGGAGTGGGTAG